The following are from one region of the Nicotiana tomentosiformis chromosome 7, ASM39032v3, whole genome shotgun sequence genome:
- the LOC104113591 gene encoding E3 ubiquitin-protein ligase RZFP34 isoform X1: MEMDSGNYGCSHYRRRCKIRAPCCDEIFDCRHCHNDSKNSLEVDPLNRHDIPRHDIKRIVCSLCNTEQDVQQTCIQCGICMGKYFCSKCNFFDDDVSKNQYHCDKCGICRTGGKENFFHCDRCGCCYSNLMKESHICIERAMHHNCPVCLEYIFDTTKNITVLPCGHTMHLECVMQMERHFQYSCTVCSKSYCDMSRVWGKLDEEVASTPMPEMYQYKMVWILCNDCAETSEVNFHIVAHKCPSCKSYNTRQTRGGTTSCSNITEMVR, encoded by the exons ATGGAGATGGATTCTGGGAATTATGG TTGTTCACATTACAGGAGGAGATGCAAAATTAGAGCACCCTGTTGTGATGAGATATTCGATTGCAGGCATTGCCATAACGACTCAAAG AATTCTTTAGAAGTTGATCCACTCAATCGACACGATATTCCTCGCCATGATATAAAAAGG ATCGTTTGCTCATTGTGTAATACTGAACAGGAT GTTCAACAAACATGCATTCAATGTGGGATTTGCATGGGGAAGTACTTTTGCTCAAAATGCAACTTCTTTGATGATGAT GTTTCGAAGAATCAATACCACTGTGATAAGTGTGGAATCTGCAG AACAGGTGGCAAGGAGAATTTCTTTCACTGTGACAGATGCG GATGCTGCTATTCAAATTTGATGAAGGAATCACATATTTGTATAGAAAGAGCAATGCACCACAATTGCCCTGTTTGCTTAGAG TATATTTTTGATACAACAAAGAATATCACAGTCTTGCCTTGTGGTCACACCATGCATCTGGAATGTGTCATGCAGATGGAACGACATTTCCA GTATTCTTGTACTGTTTGTTCAAAATCATATTGTGACATGTCCCGTGTCTGGGGAAAACTGGACGAGGAG GTTGCCTCGACACCTATGCCTGAAATGTATCAGTACAAGATG GTTTGGATTCTTTGCAATGATTGTGCAGAAACATCTGAGGTTAACTTCCATATAGTGGCACATAAATGTCCTAGTTGCAAATCCTATAATACAAGGCAGACAAGAGGAGGCACCACTTCATGCTCTAATATTACTGAAATGGTCAGATGA
- the LOC104113594 gene encoding transcription factor GTE3, chloroplastic-like, which translates to MGLMQVLSEEVQRILWFSKKDKSEECSDQSKQASNFNDLSENKFTYINIEKETEDDKLAESNLSGNYYQTPELIGENSKNKNKNKNKNLSGKKRALTLASNDDIIEGIKVKSSTIMKIKCQKIMRKLLKHQFGWVFSKPIDVKAFKLDDYYDIIQHPMDLGTVKLKLKRDEYKTPQEFADDLRLTFNNAIIYNPKGSDIYTMAQVLLGKFEETFEPVYTKYLSQPEVFLMSNIELPQPLPIEKGLEELEEKHNDLANEVKRLKATCNELLQEIRD; encoded by the exons ATGGGATTGATGCAGGTTTTGAGTGAAGAAGTACAACGGATTCTGTGGTTTTCG AAAAAAGATAAGAGTGAAGAATGCAGTGATCAGAGCAAACAAGCTTCAAATTTCAATGATTTAAGTGAAAACAAATTCACTTACATAAACATTGAAAAGGAAACAGAGGACGATAAATTGGCAGAATCAAATCTCAGTGGAAATTATTATCAGACTCCTGAATTAATTGGTGAAAATAGCAAGAACAAGAACAAGAACAAGAACAAGAATCTCTCTGGTAAAAAACGCGCGTTAACGTTAGCTTCAAATGATGATATTATTGAAGGGATTAAAGTTAAATCAAGTACAATTATGAAAATCAAGTGCCAAAAAATTATGAGGAAATTATTGAAGCATCAATTTGGATGGGTATTTAGCAAACCAATTGATGTTAAGGCTTTTAAACTCGATGATTATTACGATATAATTCAACACCCTATGGATCTTGGAACTGTGAAATTAAAGCTGAAGAGGGATGAGTACAAAACACCACAAgaatttgcagatgatttgagacTAACATTCAACAATGCCATAATTTATAATCCAAAGGGTAgtgatatttatactatggcacaaGTATTACTTGGTAAATTTGAAGAGACGTTCGAACCAGTTTACACGAAATATTTGTCTCAGCCTGAGGTATTTTTAATGTCAAATATTGAATTACCTCAACCATTGCCAATTGAAAAAGGATTAGAGGAACTTGAAGAAAAGCACAATGATTTAGCTAATGAAGTAAAGAGATTAAAAGCTACATGTAATGAGCTACTTCAAGAGATTAGAGATTAG
- the LOC104113590 gene encoding alpha carbonic anhydrase 7-like has translation MRKQSHYYSVLVMFGSLLYLPLLLNATSISPQEAENHEVEFHYWEGHEKGPSKWGELKREWEACKNGKMQSPIDISSYKVKIIKNMDNKKVYKPSNSTIKNRGHDISFKWQGDAGSIWINGTEYPLQQVHWHSPSEHTINGRRYPLEMHMVHQTNGEKVKNKIVVNAVLYKFGKPDPFLFGLRRHISSMIDQEGEERKLGKIDPNYIISSPTKKYYRYMGSLTTPPCTEGVTWIVNKKVQTVSRGQVMLLRKAVHDSAERNARPVQPHNEREIHLLLPKS, from the exons ATGAGGAAACAAAGCCACTACTACTCAGTTCTTGTCATGTTTGGATCACTTCTCTATTTGCCTCTATTGCTGAATGCAACTTCCATAAGTCCTCAGGAAGCAG AGAATCATGAGGTGGAGTTTCATTATTGGGAAGGGCATGAGAAAGGTCCAAGTAAATGGGGAGAGCTAAAGAGAGAATGGGAAGCTTGCAAGAATGGGAAGATGCAGTCTCCTATTGATATTTCAAGTTATAAAGTGAAAATCATCAAAAATATGGATAACAAGAAAGTTTACAAGCCCTCTAATTCTACTATAAAGAATAGAGGCCATGACATTTCA TTTAAGTGGCAAGGGGACGCTGGATCCATTTGGATAAATGGCACAGAGTATCCTCTTCAACAAGTTCACTGGCATTCTCCTTCTGAACATACTATCAATGGCAGAAG GTACCCCTTGGAAATGCATATGGTTCACCAAACCAATGGGGAGAAAGTGAAAAATAAGATAGTAGTCAATGCTGTCCTTTACAAATTTGGCAAACCAGATCCATTTCTTTTCGGA TTGAGGAGGCACATATCATCTATGATTGATCAAGAAGGTGAAGAGAGGAAGTTGGGCAAGATTGATCCAAATTACATAATTAGTAGTCCAACCAAAAAATACTATAGGTACATGGGTTCACTCACTACCCCTCCTTGCACAGAAGGTGTCACTTGGATAGTCAACAAGAAG GTACAAACTGTTTCAAGAGGTCAAGTGATGTTGCTCCGAAAAGCTGTCCATGAT TCTGCTGAGAGAAATGCAAGGCCAGTGCAACCACATAACGAGAGAGAGATCCATCTTTTACTCCCAAAGAGCTAA
- the LOC138896291 gene encoding uncharacterized protein — protein sequence MVVGSMVIPKYADPKIIYTPKDIQADMLSEHGVNLTYMQAWRAKEKALEFLRGHPADSYSRLPSYFTSIKGWEFCRPVIVVDGTFLKSAYRGIMLTANTMDTTGSLLPLAYAVVDSENDALWTWFFEQFKHAYGEKPNMCVVSDRNESILKATSTVYTSMPHYACMWNIWTNVRSKFKKGHLKLSELYFATARSYTLDEFNERMSQIEEIDTRVKVYLYDIGYHRWSRVHATVNRMWTMTSNIAESLNAVTKDARELPAVELLEYIRILLKRWTNEKLLKAKGTFTYLGKKYNKELEDNKTLSQKMRLDELPRAHALAALRHRNESYENYCSPYYTRESLLHTYEIPVDLLPDESKWNVPQNIVEEVVMPPTGKRQPGRLQKQRHKSYDEVNAKKYKVSYGNCGLEGHNKRSCKNAPKKK from the exons ATGGTAGTTGGTAGCATGGTTATACCAAAATATGCGGATCCTAAGATAATATACACACCAAAAGATATACAAGCTGATATGTTGTCGGAACATGGTGTGAACTTAACATATATGCAAGCTTGGAGAGCAAAAGAAAAGGCTTTGGAATTTTTGAGAGGTCATCCTGCTGATTCCTACAGTCGCTTGCCAAGTTATTT TACGTCCATCAAGGGTTGGGAGTTTTGTAGGCCAGTTATAGTAGTTGATGGCACCTTCTTGAAGTCGGCATATAGGGGAATAATGTTAACAGCTAACACAATGGATACAACAG GTAGCTTATTACCACTGGCATACGCTGTTGTTGATTCAGAAAATGACGCATTATGGACATGGTTTTTTGAGCAATTCAAACATGCGTACGGTGAAAAACCAAATATGTGTGTTGTTTCGGACCGGAATGAGAGTATCTTGAAGGCAACATCTACTGTTTATACCAGCATGCCACATTATGCTTGCATGTGGAATATTTGGACAAATGTAAGGTCAAAGTTCAAGAAGGGTCATCTAAAGTTAAGCGAATTATACTTTGCCACGGCACGATCATACACGCTTGATGAATTTAACGAAAGAATGTCACAGATTGAAGAGATCGACACACGTGTTAAAGTATACCTATACGATATTGGCTATCACAGATGGTCTCGGGTACATGCTACGGTGAACAGAATGTGGACGATGACATCAAATATTGCAGAGTCATTGAATGCGGTAACAAAAGATGCAAGAGAGCTGCCCGCAGTTGAACTATTAGAGTATATAAGGATTCTTCTTAAACGTTGGACTAATGAAAAGTTATTGAAAGCAAAGGGTACGTTCACATACCTTGggaaaaaatacaacaaagagtTGGAGGACAACAAGACATTATCGCAGAAGATGAGA CTTGATGAACTTCCTCGTGCACATGCTTTGGCGGCTTTGAGGCACAGGAACGAGTCTTATGAAAACTATTGTTCTCCTTATTACACGAGGGAGAGCCTTTTGCATACTTATGAAATACCAGTAGACTTACTGCCTGACGAAAGCAAATGGAATGTGCCACAAAATATAGTTGAAGAAGTTGTAATGCCACCTACTGGGAAAAGACAGCCAGGGAGACTTCAAAAACAAAGACACAAATCATATGATGAAGTAAATGCAAAGAAGTACAAGGTTTCATATGGCAACTGCGGACTAGAAGGGcataacaaaagatcttgtaaGAATGCTcccaaaaagaaataa
- the LOC104113591 gene encoding E3 ubiquitin-protein ligase RZFP34 isoform X2, which produces MEMDSGNYGCSHYRRRCKIRAPCCDEIFDCRHCHNDSKNSLEVDPLNRHDIPRHDIKRIVCSLCNTEQDVQQTCIQCGICMGKYFCSKCNFFDDDVSKNQYHCDKCGICRTGGKENFFHCDRCGCCYSNLMKESHICIERAMHHNCPVCLEYIFDTTKNITVLPCGHTMHLECVMQMERHFQYSCTVCSKSYCDMSRVWGKLDEEVASTPMPEMYQYKMKHLRLTSI; this is translated from the exons ATGGAGATGGATTCTGGGAATTATGG TTGTTCACATTACAGGAGGAGATGCAAAATTAGAGCACCCTGTTGTGATGAGATATTCGATTGCAGGCATTGCCATAACGACTCAAAG AATTCTTTAGAAGTTGATCCACTCAATCGACACGATATTCCTCGCCATGATATAAAAAGG ATCGTTTGCTCATTGTGTAATACTGAACAGGAT GTTCAACAAACATGCATTCAATGTGGGATTTGCATGGGGAAGTACTTTTGCTCAAAATGCAACTTCTTTGATGATGAT GTTTCGAAGAATCAATACCACTGTGATAAGTGTGGAATCTGCAG AACAGGTGGCAAGGAGAATTTCTTTCACTGTGACAGATGCG GATGCTGCTATTCAAATTTGATGAAGGAATCACATATTTGTATAGAAAGAGCAATGCACCACAATTGCCCTGTTTGCTTAGAG TATATTTTTGATACAACAAAGAATATCACAGTCTTGCCTTGTGGTCACACCATGCATCTGGAATGTGTCATGCAGATGGAACGACATTTCCA GTATTCTTGTACTGTTTGTTCAAAATCATATTGTGACATGTCCCGTGTCTGGGGAAAACTGGACGAGGAG GTTGCCTCGACACCTATGCCTGAAATGTATCAGTACAAGATG AAACATCTGAGGTTAACTTCCATATAG